The following are from one region of the Rhodopirellula sp. P2 genome:
- a CDS encoding helix-turn-helix domain-containing protein: MMPKKGNPKENRLDPASAGVDLDAILDEIRPHLADYAKKDLAEAMGINPVALGHVLNGHRKPNIAFLASLAAAIGGSLDVKFHPPRKR, encoded by the coding sequence ATGATGCCAAAGAAAGGCAACCCCAAAGAAAACCGGCTGGACCCTGCGTCCGCCGGGGTGGACCTGGATGCGATCCTGGATGAGATCCGGCCTCACTTGGCCGACTACGCCAAGAAGGATCTTGCGGAGGCGATGGGCATCAATCCCGTGGCCTTGGGCCACGTTTTGAACGGGCACCGAAAGCCAAATATCGCTTTCCTTGCCAGCTTGGCCGCGGCAATCGGTGGCTCGCTCGATGTGAAATTTCATCCGCCACGGAAACGCTAG
- a CDS encoding tape measure protein has protein sequence MAFELAEAYVQLSTRGFSTVTGKMNQVRSGLGSLVRVGAGATAGIAAGVAGVAGAFAGLAAVSVPVAARLEQTETQFKTLLGSADAAKKKMEELQDFAASTPFQFDGLADAAKMLLAFGTSSEQVVPVLKTLGDVAAATGNDIGELAGIYGKVQSRGALMTESLDQFNERGIPLGRKLAEMMGKTGEEIRAMASKGQISFADMQRAMRSMTAEGGMAFDGMASQAGTLTGVWSTFKDNVSILMGDIGGAIAEGFDMKGVTANMTGFVQRVRSEWLPSIVERFQWVSQNIVGPVMSATGEIANTFFELVSDIDLHWRQTVNIVAGAMLDSYQHVKTFFTNAVTLGGWWLDGTTQIFQNLTENGSAIFGSLIEILKAQWNIAIDHMSGRTPNPKAYADAITNYAKIANDLLGGVKLELPELETAQLGGMQGEIDRVNEQLHQRQMQRLDARNQREKEARNQEVAGLEIDDKAKAGKEQYVVDESTEVEEKTTKLAKDRVGYEKQVTAEKQRQAGGMSDLAGLATQNQQAVLSGGRSSTEANDKLHAIAGNLAASRKAAGPREFGGVDQKQWGRMMDRVNGREPAEVQPMGQMQIGAGAVADAAMAKVAVAAERQAATLDRIYAAATGGGLRVKQVAGSSGPSVDPKQIAFGMRG, from the coding sequence ATGGCATTTGAACTCGCAGAAGCGTACGTCCAACTGAGCACCCGGGGATTCAGCACCGTCACGGGCAAAATGAATCAGGTGAGATCCGGCCTTGGATCTTTGGTTCGCGTCGGGGCAGGGGCCACCGCTGGAATCGCTGCCGGTGTGGCTGGCGTTGCCGGGGCATTCGCCGGGTTGGCCGCGGTTAGCGTCCCGGTTGCCGCGCGTCTGGAACAAACAGAAACGCAATTCAAGACGCTTCTTGGATCGGCTGACGCCGCCAAAAAGAAGATGGAAGAGCTCCAAGACTTCGCGGCTTCGACCCCGTTCCAGTTCGATGGCCTCGCTGACGCTGCCAAAATGCTGTTGGCTTTCGGCACGTCGAGTGAACAAGTTGTCCCGGTGCTCAAAACCCTCGGTGACGTTGCCGCGGCGACTGGGAACGACATTGGGGAGCTGGCTGGCATTTACGGCAAGGTCCAGTCCCGAGGGGCCTTGATGACCGAGTCCCTGGATCAGTTCAACGAACGCGGGATCCCGCTCGGTCGCAAGTTGGCCGAGATGATGGGCAAGACCGGCGAAGAGATCCGGGCAATGGCCAGCAAGGGCCAAATCAGCTTTGCGGACATGCAGCGTGCAATGCGGTCGATGACGGCTGAGGGCGGCATGGCCTTCGACGGAATGGCCAGCCAAGCGGGCACGCTGACCGGGGTTTGGTCAACGTTCAAAGACAACGTTTCGATCCTCATGGGCGACATTGGGGGAGCCATCGCGGAAGGGTTCGACATGAAGGGTGTCACGGCCAATATGACGGGCTTTGTGCAACGGGTCCGCTCTGAATGGCTTCCTTCCATCGTCGAGCGATTCCAGTGGGTATCTCAGAACATCGTCGGCCCTGTCATGTCGGCCACTGGCGAAATCGCGAATACGTTCTTCGAGCTGGTGAGCGACATCGATCTGCATTGGAGGCAAACGGTCAACATCGTCGCCGGGGCAATGCTCGATTCGTATCAGCATGTGAAGACGTTCTTCACCAACGCCGTGACGCTTGGCGGCTGGTGGCTCGACGGGACCACGCAGATTTTCCAAAACCTGACCGAAAATGGTTCTGCGATCTTTGGTTCTTTGATTGAGATTTTGAAGGCCCAATGGAACATCGCCATTGACCACATGAGCGGCAGAACGCCCAACCCCAAAGCGTATGCTGATGCGATCACCAATTACGCCAAGATCGCCAACGACCTGTTGGGCGGTGTCAAGCTCGAATTGCCGGAACTGGAAACCGCACAACTTGGCGGGATGCAGGGCGAGATTGATCGAGTGAACGAACAGTTGCATCAACGGCAGATGCAGCGGCTAGACGCCCGCAACCAGCGGGAGAAGGAAGCACGGAATCAAGAGGTTGCCGGTCTCGAGATCGACGACAAAGCCAAGGCCGGTAAAGAGCAATACGTGGTTGACGAGTCCACAGAGGTCGAAGAGAAGACAACCAAGCTGGCAAAGGATCGCGTCGGCTATGAGAAGCAAGTCACCGCTGAAAAGCAACGCCAAGCCGGAGGAATGTCGGACCTGGCTGGCCTGGCCACTCAAAACCAACAAGCGGTCTTGAGTGGCGGTCGATCATCGACCGAAGCAAACGACAAGCTTCACGCCATCGCTGGCAACCTGGCTGCGAGTCGGAAGGCAGCAGGCCCGCGGGAGTTTGGCGGAGTCGATCAAAAGCAGTGGGGCCGGATGATGGATCGAGTAAATGGCCGCGAACCTGCCGAAGTCCAGCCCATGGGTCAGATGCAGATTGGGGCCGGAGCTGTGGCGGATGCAGCCATGGCCAAGGTTGCCGTGGCTGCGGAACGCCAAGCGGCAACCCTGGATCGGATCTACGCCGCTGCCACTGGCGGCGGTCTGCGCGTCAAACAGGTGGCCGGCTCCAGTGGTCCAAGCGTGGACCCCAAACAGATCGCTTTCGGCATGCGGGGTTGA
- a CDS encoding helix-turn-helix domain-containing protein — MKTTVICDVMKFDGYSVNAAAAASGVGQSTLHRFCDGTRGMQIEAFAKVCETLGLELVRRFDEDSLTEYLDGLWEYGLEDLVSNEYSDPKADDWDQYLEDTRADSWEGDDDEEFAEWAEENYSEWSQEYDAEHYDVWESAARKSFDEREIERLKSQDWVVLPDGY, encoded by the coding sequence ATGAAGACGACTGTTATCTGCGATGTGATGAAATTCGATGGGTATTCCGTCAACGCGGCTGCGGCTGCGAGCGGCGTGGGTCAAAGTACTCTGCACCGATTCTGCGATGGGACGCGAGGAATGCAAATCGAAGCGTTCGCCAAAGTCTGCGAGACGCTTGGCTTGGAATTGGTCCGGCGATTCGATGAGGACAGTCTGACCGAGTACCTGGACGGACTTTGGGAGTACGGCCTAGAGGATCTTGTCAGCAACGAATACAGCGACCCAAAGGCTGACGACTGGGACCAATACCTCGAAGACACTCGGGCAGACAGTTGGGAGGGCGATGACGATGAAGAATTCGCCGAATGGGCAGAAGAAAATTATTCGGAGTGGAGCCAAGAGTACGACGCGGAACACTACGACGTATGGGAGTCTGCCGCGCGTAAGTCGTTCGATGAACGGGAGATAGAAAGACTGAAATCCCAAGATTGGGTCGTCCTCCCCGACGGGTATTGA